The genomic interval GCCGATGGCTGCCTGAAGGGGCACCTTGAACTGCTGCCTGGGGATGAGCTTCCTCAGCTTGTGGACCAGCGCCCTGCCTCTGGCGACAGCACTCTCACGGATGGCAATATAGGAAAAGGCGTCGACCGCCTCGCCATTGACCAGAATGTCCACCTTAACCAGGTCGCCCGGGCGATATCCGATGAACTCATAATCCATGCTGGCATACCCCCGGCTCACGCTTTTCAACCGGTCGTAGTAGTCAGCAATGATCTCCACCAGCGGGAAATCATAGGTCAGGATGACCCTCCTCTGGTCAGGGTGCTCCAGGCCCACCAGTGTTCCCCGCTTGACGTTGGAGAGTTCCATACACGGCCCCACGAAATCGGTGGGAACTACGATATGAGCCCGGATAATGGGTTCCTCTATATGAGCGATCTCCTGAGGAGTGGGAAACTTCGACGGGTTGTCAATCATGAGGACATCGCCTTTGGTGGTCACTACTTTATAGACTACCGACGGCATGGTGGCAATCAGATCCTGATCATATTCCCGCCGCAGCCTCTCGATGGTGATCTCCATGTGCAGCATGCCCAGAAAACCCACGCGGAAGCCATGGCCCAATGCTGCAGAGCTTTCCTTCTCATACACAATGGACGAGTCGTTGAGCTGGAACTTCTCCAGCGCCATCATGAGCTTTTCGTAGTCATTGGTGTTGATCGGATATAGCCCGCAGAAGACCATAGCCTGCAAGCGCCGGAAGCCCGGGATGACAGGGGTTTCAGGGTGCTCCGGCGATATGATGGTGTCGCCAACATGGATTTCCGCAACATCCCTGATCATGGCACTCAGATAGCCCACATCGCCAGCCACAAGCCGGTCACACGGCTTGACCTGGAGGGTGAAGTAACCCACCTCCCCCACCTCAAAGGTTTTGCCGGTGTATTTGATCATGATCCTGTCACCAGGGGTAACGCTGCCGGAAAAGACGCGGATATGCATAATGACACCACGGTAGGCATCATAATGAGAATCGAAGATGAGGCAACTTAGAGGCGCATCTCCATCACCCTCTGGAGGCGGGATTCTGGAAACAATAGCCTCCAGCAGTTCCGGCACGCCGCTTCCCGTCTTGGCTGAAACCAGAAGCGTATCATCAGCATGCAGACCCAGCATTTCTTCAATCTGGAGACGGCAATCGTCAATCATGGCATTGGGAAGATCGATCTTATTAATCACAGGGATTATCTCCAGACCAGCGTCAACCGCAAAGTAGGCATTGCCGATGGTCTGCGCTTCCACACCCTGGGAGGCATCCACCAGCAGGACTGCGCCTTCACAGGCCTTGAGACTTCGGGAGACCTCATAGTTGAAGTCGATATGACCGGGAGTATCGATAAGGTTCAGAATGTAGTCTTCACCACTGCGTGATCTGTAGGGTATCCTGACTGGCTTGGCTTTGATGGTAATGCCGCGTTCGCGCTCCAGGTCCATGCTGTCCAGAATCTGTTCATTTCCAGAGGTATGGATAACGTCGGTCAGTTCCAGTATGCGATCAGCCAGGCTGGACTTGCCATGATCGATGTGGGCGATGATACAGAAGTTGCGTACGTTTCTCATAGTCTATGAAGATGGAATGGACAGGTGCTTCCCCTGGAAGATCGACGGGGGAGAGGGCTGCGGTAGACTATCATGCGGATTAGGAGCGATCGACAACAAACCTATTGACCAGATCCACAGTCCCGACCACATTAAGCTTCTTAAAGAGGAACGAAAAGTGATTTTCGAGTGTTTCCCCGATCCCTGCGATGCTGCCTTCAGGGATGGCCCAGATTTCTTTCTTGAAATCCCCGAAGGCTTTCTTTCGGGTCTTGTACAGGAACTGCTCGTTGGTCTCCCCTGACTTTCTCTCATTGCTATAGTTGTTCAGGAGGTGATTATTAATACTGCCCAACAGCTCTTTGGGGAAATGAGGGCTATCATAGATGGTATTCTGAAATCCCGTAGCCAGATGCACCTCAGCCGTGCCAGCCTGCGGGAAAAGGCCAAATGCCTCGTCAGGAAGAGTGGAGGCCCCGTGCTGTACAGCCCCGGCCATGCCATACTCCTCTCGTGCCACCTTAGACAACTTCTCCAGGGTCTTAAAATCTAGTTCAACTCTGGCAATAGATCCATCAGGCAAGACCACGCCGCCATGAGTGGTACCGGTTTGGACACTGATCTTGGAGATGCCCTTGACATTCGAGCCTAGAAGCTGGCGATACCCGGCCACGAACGCCCTGAGGTCTTCCACCGTGCTGTTTCTACCTCCGACCTCCCCGATCTCACCGCCGACAGAGACAGTCACCCCTTTGGGCTCGATGCTGCGTATGAACCTGGTCATATTAGCCGTGACGAGGTAATTCCTCTCCTGTTGCTTGTCAAGGCCCTGCTGCTCCAAGTCCACCAGGGTAGAGGCATCCACATCGATGTTCAAAAATCCGGCATCCACTGACTCCCGTATCAGATCCTCAATAGCCTTCAGTTCTTTTCCTGGCTCTGAGCCATACTTGCCAGCATTGACCTGGAAATGATCGCCCTGAAGAAACACCGGCCCCCTGAACCCCTCTTTAACAGCGGCAGCCAGCACACAGACAGCGTATTCTCCAGGTTTCTGTTTGGTATAGCCTATCTCGGAACGGGCAATCTCAAAGATAAAGGCCCCAACCTTGTGCTTTGAAGCAGCCCTGAAGACCGCTCTGGCTACCTGATAGGTAAGGCCACGGATGTTTATCGCCGGGACCGTAATGCCCTGGTAAAGCCCCCTGCCCGCAGCTTCATACAGACCTTGAATGCTGGCCGGGAAGATTCCCAGAGCGGAGGCCTGTTTACGTATCTCCCAACGATGTTCCTCCCTGATCTCCTCTTCAGGTGCAAAGACAGCCCTCTCCACTAGAGTATCAATGTTCTTAGAAGTGATGGACATCTCTTTCTCCAATCTTGGGGGCACGCTGTATCCCGCCCACCAAGTCCTTCTCAGCAGGCCTGGAATCCCCGGGCATCGGGACACTAACCAGCAAGAATGGCCCTACGACCATTGTACCGCTCAGTATCATATTGTGTCTTCACATCCACCAGACTCAGTTTCCCCAAAACATCTTTGATCGGGACAGAGGTGATCCGGCCATTTTTGTAGCTCACCATCTTCCCAAAGTCTTTCCTCTCAATTAGATCAACGGCCGCAATGCCGAAATATCTGCCCATTCTCCGATCATAGGCACAAGGAGCACCACCGCGCTGCAGGTGGCTGAGGACAATGCTTCTTGTTTCCAGTTTGGTAGCACTGGTAATTTCATTGGCCAGGAACTCACCGATGCCGCCCAGGATCTTATGGCCAAAACCGTCTTCCCCAGCCTCTCTGACAAACTCGGAGCCTCCTGCCGGCTTGGCGCCCTCTGCCGCCACAATAATCTCATATCTGGCACCCTGCCTTCTTCCCTCCAGAACCAGCTCATTCACCTTCTCAATAGAGAAGTCATACTCCGGGATCAGTATGATAAATGCCCCACTGGATTCGCCGCCTTCCAGAGCCAACCAGCCAGCAGTCCTCCCCATAGTCTCGACTACAAACATCCTCTTATGAGAACCAGCCGTAGTCCGCAACCTGTCAATCTCCTCTGTGATCACGCTCAGTGCCGTCTCAAATCCCAGCGTATAGTCAGTTCCCCAGAGGTCCTTATCAATAGTCTTGGGGATGCCCACAACATTCACACCCTGCCGGGCCAATTTGGAGGCTACTCCCAGAGTATCATCACCGCCAATAGTTACCAGGGCCTCAAGCCCAAGTTTATCGATGTTATCCAACACCTTCTTTGACTGATCATCCTTTGGATTGCAGGGGTTTGTTCGTGAAGTTCCCAGCATGGTCCCGCCCAGTCTATCCCAGGTCCGCACCACATTCTGATCCAGAGGCACGAGGTATTCCTGCAAATCTCCACGTGAAGGGTCAGCGTAGATCAGCCCCTTCCATCCATCCCGGATACCAATAACCTCGTACTGGACGCCTCTTTCCCGCTGCAGTCGGTCATCCAGTGCGGTTTTGACCACCCACTTCATGGCCGGGTTGATCCCGGCGCAGTCGCCCCCGCCCGTGAGAAGCCCTATCCTGCTCTTTTTCATCGTATCAGCTAGATTCTAGGGTTACCTATCTCCAATGTCAACATGAACCGCAGTATTCCCGTTCTCTGCTCAAACGGCAAATGCACAAGCAAGGCTGGTTGATTTGTGGGTCACCGTATGCCCTGCAGGTGTTGGAGACAAAAGTCGCATACATATACCATTGACTATCTTAGAATAGCTACGGTTACAAAGGGGATGACAAATGACACGAGAAGCAGCGACAATATCTAGAAATCATGTGGTACAAGAACGCCCAACGAATGCGGTATGTCAGCATTACTGGGTGATTGGCATGGCCAGGGACGCTGTAAGTGATGGCATATGTCAGTTATGTGGCGCCCACAAGGAGTTCAAGAACTACCTGCCTGATTGCCTGGCAGGTATGGACAAGGAGAAGTACGAGGAATGGCTGGCCAGGCACAGCTCTGCCAAAAGAGGGAAGGGACCCAAGCGGGATATCCTGACTGATACCGGGCAAGGTGAATGAAATGATGCAGGCAACAAGAGAACGCCCTGAGACGCAACGGAGATGGTCCAGGTGGTATCCCAAGAAACATGACGACCTGGTGATTGAACGTTGGGCTCAGGCATGTAGTAAGATAAATAATGACTGCCGCGGCTGCGAGTTCCATGATGGTTGTCAGGACCTTGCAGACAGGTTGATTGGCTGCATGAATGTGCAATCGCCAGCCAGCTACAAAAGGAAGAGGGCCTTGAGTCTGAATAGAACCATTCACAGCTAGAAAAAGGCGATGAGCAAGCGGTTAGATGAGAAGCGGGGAGCTCCGGGCATGGTAAAATCAGTAGTTGAGGATTCCCTGGATGTCCATTTGGAATTTCAACCGTGAACACCATGTCGTCACATATGACATAGCTACGGAGTATTGAGAATATGGACTATAAAGATTACTACAAGATTATGGGCGTGGATAAGAAGGCCACAGCCAAAGAAATAAAGCAAGTTTATCGCAAGCTGGCACGTAAGTATCATCCCGATATCAACCCGGGGAACAAAGAGGCCGAGGCGAAGTTCAAGGAAATCAACGAGGCCAATGAGGTGCTGGGTGACGAGGGGAAACGGAAGAAATACGACGAGCTAGGCGCGAACTGGAAACACTATGAGCAGTGGCAGCAGGCAGGTGGTGAGGCCAGCGGCCAACCCTTCGACTGGCGCCAATACGGGTTTGCCCCCGGATCAGGCAAGACCAGTAGCTATCAGGCCAGAACTATGACAGAGGAAGATTTCTCGAGCTTCTTCTACAACTTCTTCGGTGGTGAGGAACCTGACATGGGGACCAGACAGCGCTTCCGGACTGCCTCCCGATCTCGCAAAGGTCAGGACTTTGAGCAGCCGATAGATATAAGCCTGGAGGAAGCCTTCCACGGCACAAATAGAGTTCTCCAGATGGAGGATGCGAGCGGCAGAGTCCGTCGTCTGGAGGCTAAGATCCCCGCCGGAGTACAAGACGGCTCCAGAGTGCGGCTGGCAGGGCAGGGAGGGTCGGGCATGGGCGGAGGGCCGGCTGGTGATTTGTACCTCGTAGTGCATATTTCCCATCACCATCTCTTTGAGCAAAAGGAGGGCAACCTCTATCTCAAACTGGATATCCCTCTAACCACTGCTGTCCTGGGGGGAGAAGTCGATGTACCCACTCCCAACGGCAGAGTGATGTTAAAAGTTCCTCCCGAAACACAGAATGGCCGGGTATTTCGCTTGAGAGGGAAAGG from Chloroflexota bacterium carries:
- the lepA gene encoding translation elongation factor 4, which codes for MRNVRNFCIIAHIDHGKSSLADRILELTDVIHTSGNEQILDSMDLERERGITIKAKPVRIPYRSRSGEDYILNLIDTPGHIDFNYEVSRSLKACEGAVLLVDASQGVEAQTIGNAYFAVDAGLEIIPVINKIDLPNAMIDDCRLQIEEMLGLHADDTLLVSAKTGSGVPELLEAIVSRIPPPEGDGDAPLSCLIFDSHYDAYRGVIMHIRVFSGSVTPGDRIMIKYTGKTFEVGEVGYFTLQVKPCDRLVAGDVGYLSAMIRDVAEIHVGDTIISPEHPETPVIPGFRRLQAMVFCGLYPINTNDYEKLMMALEKFQLNDSSIVYEKESSAALGHGFRVGFLGMLHMEITIERLRREYDQDLIATMPSVVYKVVTTKGDVLMIDNPSKFPTPQEIAHIEEPIIRAHIVVPTDFVGPCMELSNVKRGTLVGLEHPDQRRVILTYDFPLVEIIADYYDRLKSVSRGYASMDYEFIGYRPGDLVKVDILVNGEAVDAFSYIAIRESAVARGRALVHKLRKLIPRQQFKVPLQAAIGGNIVAREDIAPIRKDVLAKCYGGDVTRKRKLLDKQKEGKKRMKMVGSVEVPQEAFLSLLNLEEDR
- a CDS encoding class II fructose-bisphosphate aldolase — protein: MSITSKNIDTLVERAVFAPEEEIREEHRWEIRKQASALGIFPASIQGLYEAAGRGLYQGITVPAINIRGLTYQVARAVFRAASKHKVGAFIFEIARSEIGYTKQKPGEYAVCVLAAAVKEGFRGPVFLQGDHFQVNAGKYGSEPGKELKAIEDLIRESVDAGFLNIDVDASTLVDLEQQGLDKQQERNYLVTANMTRFIRSIEPKGVTVSVGGEIGEVGGRNSTVEDLRAFVAGYRQLLGSNVKGISKISVQTGTTHGGVVLPDGSIARVELDFKTLEKLSKVAREEYGMAGAVQHGASTLPDEAFGLFPQAGTAEVHLATGFQNTIYDSPHFPKELLGSINNHLLNNYSNERKSGETNEQFLYKTRKKAFGDFKKEIWAIPEGSIAGIGETLENHFSFLFKKLNVVGTVDLVNRFVVDRS
- a CDS encoding ATP-dependent 6-phosphofructokinase → MKKSRIGLLTGGGDCAGINPAMKWVVKTALDDRLQRERGVQYEVIGIRDGWKGLIYADPSRGDLQEYLVPLDQNVVRTWDRLGGTMLGTSRTNPCNPKDDQSKKVLDNIDKLGLEALVTIGGDDTLGVASKLARQGVNVVGIPKTIDKDLWGTDYTLGFETALSVITEEIDRLRTTAGSHKRMFVVETMGRTAGWLALEGGESSGAFIILIPEYDFSIEKVNELVLEGRRQGARYEIIVAAEGAKPAGGSEFVREAGEDGFGHKILGGIGEFLANEITSATKLETRSIVLSHLQRGGAPCAYDRRMGRYFGIAAVDLIERKDFGKMVSYKNGRITSVPIKDVLGKLSLVDVKTQYDTERYNGRRAILAG
- a CDS encoding J domain-containing protein; this encodes MDYKDYYKIMGVDKKATAKEIKQVYRKLARKYHPDINPGNKEAEAKFKEINEANEVLGDEGKRKKYDELGANWKHYEQWQQAGGEASGQPFDWRQYGFAPGSGKTSSYQARTMTEEDFSSFFYNFFGGEEPDMGTRQRFRTASRSRKGQDFEQPIDISLEEAFHGTNRVLQMEDASGRVRRLEAKIPAGVQDGSRVRLAGQGGSGMGGGPAGDLYLVVHISHHHLFEQKEGNLYLKLDIPLTTAVLGGEVDVPTPNGRVMLKVPPETQNGRVFRLRGKGMPRLETPQQHGDLFAEVKVILPERLSEQERKLFEEFSRLRPASGK